The Streptomyces nigra genome includes the window GTGTCCCCGACACGAAAACGATGACCGCAGCGGCTCCGGCGAGTGGTGGGAACGTGCCCAATCTCGGGTGGGCACGTTCCCAGCGATGGATGGCAGACTCTCCGGAGCGAGCGCATCTGTCAATGACTTGAACGCGAAGAACCGTCGTTCCGCACGATTCGCGTTCATTTTTCGTCCCGGGACGGGCCACCTCTCCGACGGTGCCGTCTGCCAGAATTGGCGCTGGTCACCTACGCGGAGGGAGCTGCCGCGGATGCAGGGAGGGGAGCGCATGGCTGGGAACCGCCGTCCGACGATCAAGACGGTCGCGGCCCGCGCCGGTGTGGGCCGTACGACGGTGTCCCGCGTCGTGAACGGCTCGGAACTGGTCAGCGCCGAGGCGCGCTCCAGAGTCCTCGCGGCGATCAAGGAGCTCAACTACGTACCGAACTCGGTCGCCCGCGGTCTGGTCACCAGCCGGACCGACGCGGTGGCCCTCGTCATCCCCGAGTCCGCGAGCCGTCTCGGCTCGGAGCCCTTCTTCGCCGCCCTGATCAGGGGCGTCAGCCAGGCCCTCGCCGACAGCCGCACCCAGCTCCAGCTGATGCTCGTCCGCGACCAGGCCGAACGGGAGCAGCTCACCGAGTCCGTGGCCACCCGCCGCGTCGACGGCGTCCTGCTGGTGTCCGTGCACTCCGACGACCCGCTGCCCGCCATGCTGGAGGAGATGGGCCTGCCCACGGTCCTCGCAGGCCGCCGCGACGCGGACGAGGCCCTGAGCTATGTCCACGCGGACAACACCGGGGGAGCGATCCAGGCGGTCCGCCACCTCCTGGGAAGTGGCCGGAAACGGGTGGCCGCGATCGCCGGTCCGCTCGACATGGACGTCGGCCGCAGCCGCCTCGAGGGCTGGCGGACGGCGCACGACGGGGCCGGTGTGCCCGCCCGCCAGGACCTCGTCGAGGTGGGCGACTTCAGCTGGGAGAGCGGTTCCAGGGCGATGCGTTCGCTTCTTGAACGAGCCCCCGACCTCGACGCCGTCTTCGCCGCCTCCGACCTCATGGCGATCGGCGCGCTGGAGGAGCTGCGGCGCCAGAAGCGGAAGGTGCCGGAGGATGTGGCGGTCGTCGGCTTCGAGGACTCCCCGCACGCCCGCTGGACCAACCCGCCGCTGACGACGGTCCGTCAGCCCGTGGAGGAGCTGGGCGGCGCGATGGTCCGCATCCTCGCCGAGATCACCGAACCGGGCGCGGAACGGCAGCAGTTGATGCTGCCGACGGAACTGGTGGTGCGGGAGTCGTCGGGGGGTGTGTCGGACGACGAGGGGCCGTGATCGCCATGGCCACCGGGGCAGGGCACCCTACGCGTCCTGCGTGCGGGCGCGGCGCTCGGCACGGCGGCGCAGGTGCAGCGGCAGGACGTACCAGCACAGGCCGAACCACAGCATGACGCCGCCGACGAGCACCTCGGCGAGGACGCCCGGCACGACGAAGCGGAGGATCAGCAGAAGCGTGCAGCCGATGGTCAGCGCCAGCAGGACCATGCCGAACATCATCAGCCGGCCGGCCGCCTCCACGAGCTCGTCCTTCATGCGCTGACCGGACAGGAAGCGGTGGATCGACACGGGCGCTATGAGCGATCCGGTTGCCGACGCGCCGAGCACCACCGTCGTGACGTAGATGCCCTTGTCCAGCGCCTCCAGCTCCCGGAACAGCGGGGTGAACGCCACGCTGAGCAGGAAGCCGAAGAGGATCTGCACACCGGTCTGGGCGACCCGCGTCTCCTGAAGGACCTCGTTCCAGCGCCGGTTGACGCGCTCGCGCGGCGTCTCGGGCGTCTCAGGCTTCTCGTCGTCCGGCGCGGCGGGCGGGCTGTCATGCCGTCCGCAGCAGGGGGCCTCGGCGGCCTCGGTCTCGGCGGACTGCTCCGTGATCGTCATACACATCCTCCCCGGGTCAGAGACTCCGTCTGCCCCGCATGTGCCTTTCCATGCAGGTAGGGGGCGTTCCGGGGCCGGTCGCGCGGAACCTGGCGCAGGGTGTCGTGCCGGACGCTGAGGGGCCTGCCTGAGCGGGAACCCGAAGAGCGACAAGGCGGTCGTGAAGCTGTCGCCCGGACGACAGGGCAGCGCCGCCGCGCACAACCATGCCGAGGAACTGGAACGGCGGAACCGCGCGTAGCGGCGCCTCAGTCGACCCGGATGTCCAGGCGGGCGGCGACCGACGTGAGGGCCGGGCCCAGGGGGAGCGCGACCCGGGTGAGGGCGTGGCGGTCGCCCCGGGTCGGGTCGCGGTTGACGATCAGGACCGGCTTTCCCGCCTCGGCGGCCTGCCGTACGAACCGCAGCCCGGACATCACCGTCAGCGAGGAGCCCAGGACCAGCAGCGACGTCGCCTCGGCGACCAGCGTGCGGCAGCGCTCGACGCGGGCCGGGGGGACGTTCTCGCCGAAGAACACGACGTCCGGCTTGAGGAGGCCCCCGCAGCGTGTGCAGGGCAGCACCTGGAAGTCCCTGACCTGCTCGTCGGTGAGGTCGGCGTCACCGTCCGGGTTGATCGCGGCGGCCACCGGGTCGAAGCCCGCGTTGGCCTCCTCCAGCCGGGCGGCCAGCTCGGCGCGCGGGCTGAAGGTCCCGCAGGACAGGCAGACCACCCGCGTGAGGCCGCCGTGCAGCTCCACGGCGTCGGTGCTGCCCGCGGCCTGGTGCAGACCGTCCACGTTCTGCGTGATCACACCCGTGAGCAGGCCGTGCCGTCCGAACGCGGCCACGGCCCGGTGCCCGGCGTTGGGGTGGGCCCGGCCGAAGGTCCGCCAGCCCAGGTGGCTGCGCGCCCAGTACCGGCGGCGGGCCTGGGCGCTGGACGTGAACTCCTGGTAGGTCATCGGGGTGTGCCGGCTCAGACTGCCGCCCTCGCCCCGGTAGTCGGGAATGCCGGACTCGGTGGAGATCCCCGCCCCGCTGAGCACCAGCACCCCGCCCGTGTCGAGCGCGTCGACGACCGGAGCGAGGTCCGTGGTGCCGGCCGGCCAGTCCTCGGCCGGCGTCCAGACGAGAGTGGGGCGCATCCGCATGCCGCAAGGGTACGCAGCGCGCCGGGCCGACGGTCCGTGCCCCAGCGCCAGACCGGTCCCCGCCCTCCGGGACGGCCGCCCAGTGTGCCGCGGCGGCGTCCAGGCGTGGCCCGGTCCTGGCCGGCTCGTCCCCGGTGAGCGGCGCGGGACCGACCCCGCGGCCCTCCGTGGGCAGGCCGCGCCAGTCCCGGTACGCCCAGTTCACCCGCAGCTCGGCGGCCGGCACCGCGTCGCCGTCCCGG containing:
- a CDS encoding NAD-dependent protein deacetylase, with translation MRMRPTLVWTPAEDWPAGTTDLAPVVDALDTGGVLVLSGAGISTESGIPDYRGEGGSLSRHTPMTYQEFTSSAQARRRYWARSHLGWRTFGRAHPNAGHRAVAAFGRHGLLTGVITQNVDGLHQAAGSTDAVELHGGLTRVVCLSCGTFSPRAELAARLEEANAGFDPVAAAINPDGDADLTDEQVRDFQVLPCTRCGGLLKPDVVFFGENVPPARVERCRTLVAEATSLLVLGSSLTVMSGLRFVRQAAEAGKPVLIVNRDPTRGDRHALTRVALPLGPALTSVAARLDIRVD
- a CDS encoding DUF6328 family protein, giving the protein MTITEQSAETEAAEAPCCGRHDSPPAAPDDEKPETPETPRERVNRRWNEVLQETRVAQTGVQILFGFLLSVAFTPLFRELEALDKGIYVTTVVLGASATGSLIAPVSIHRFLSGQRMKDELVEAAGRLMMFGMVLLALTIGCTLLLILRFVVPGVLAEVLVGGVMLWFGLCWYVLPLHLRRRAERRARTQDA
- a CDS encoding LacI family DNA-binding transcriptional regulator — encoded protein: MAGNRRPTIKTVAARAGVGRTTVSRVVNGSELVSAEARSRVLAAIKELNYVPNSVARGLVTSRTDAVALVIPESASRLGSEPFFAALIRGVSQALADSRTQLQLMLVRDQAEREQLTESVATRRVDGVLLVSVHSDDPLPAMLEEMGLPTVLAGRRDADEALSYVHADNTGGAIQAVRHLLGSGRKRVAAIAGPLDMDVGRSRLEGWRTAHDGAGVPARQDLVEVGDFSWESGSRAMRSLLERAPDLDAVFAASDLMAIGALEELRRQKRKVPEDVAVVGFEDSPHARWTNPPLTTVRQPVEELGGAMVRILAEITEPGAERQQLMLPTELVVRESSGGVSDDEGP